The window CCGCATGTCCGGCGGGAGCAGCTCCCCGCTGAAAGCGCTCATGAACTCATCCAGGCTCATGCTCCCAACCCTGCCCCTACCCTTCACCCTGACGGAGATCGTCCCGCGCCTGACCTCCTCGTCCCCGACTATCGCTATTATCGGGATCTTCTCGAGCTCGCTCTCCCTCACCCTGTAGCTGAGGGTGGAATCGGCCCTCCTGATATCCGCCCTCACCCCCCTGCTCCTGAGGGCGTTGAGCAGCTCCTCCGCCTTGCCCTCGTGCGCCTGCGAGACGGGAAGCACCCTCACCTGGATGGGGGCCACCCAAAGCGGCAGGTTCCCGGCGTAGTGCTCCAGAAGGATCCCCATGAATCTCTCTATGGACCCTAGCAGTGCCCTGTGTATCATCACAACGTGACCCTCGGTTCCATCCGCCCTGACGTACCTCAGATCGAACCTCTTGGGCAGGTTGAAGTCCAGCTGTATCGTGCTGAGCTGCCACTCCCTGCCTATTGAGTCCACAAGCTTCATATCGATCTTCGGGCCGTAGAAAGCTGCCTCCCCCTCCATCACCTCGTAGGAGTAGCCCCTCTTGATCAGGGCCCTCTCCAGGGCCGACTGGGCCTCCATCCACTCCTCATCGGAGCCCATGTACTCTGACCTCCTCCTCGGGTCCCATGTCGACACCTCCACCTTCAGCTCCTCGAAGCCGAAGGCCCTCATCAGGTACTCATCCAGCTCTATTATGCTCATCACCTCGTCCTCGAGCAGCTCGGGTGGGGTGAACACGTGAGCATCGTCCTGGGTGAAGCCCCTGGCCCTCAGCAGGCCATGAAGCACGCCTGACCTCTCGAACCTGTAGACGGTCCCCAGCTCGAAGAGCCTGAGCGGGAGCTCCCTGTAGCTCCTCCTCCTGGACTTGTATACGAGTATGTGGAAGGGGCAGTTCATCGGCTTGACGGCATGCTCAATGCCCTCCTTCTCGAAGACGTACATGAATTCCCTGTAATAGTCCAAGTGACCCGAGATCCTCCAGAGGTTGCTGTAGGCTATGTGGGGGGAGTAGACGAGCTCGTAGCCCCTGCTGAGGTGAACCCTGACCAGGAAGTCCTCTATTATGCGCCTCACCCTGGCCCCCCTCGGGTGCCATATCACCAGACCCGGACCTATGACCTCAGATGGCATGGAGAACAGGTCAAGCTGGGGGCCTATCACCCTGTGATCCCTCTTCCTGATCTCCTCTCTCCTGATCAGAAACTCATCCAGCATCTCCTTGGAGGGAAAAGATATCCCGTAGATCCTCTGCATCACCGGGTTCCCCTCCTCACCCTTCCAGTAGGAAGAGGATACTTGGAGCAGCTTCAGGTACTTGACGTAGCCCGTGGAGGGGAGATGGGGGCCCCTGCAGAGGTCGAAGAACTCACCCTGCCTGTATATGGATACCACGGAATCATCCATCTCCTCCAGGAGCTCAACCTTGTAGGGCTCTCCTGCCTCCTTGAAGAGGGCTATGGCATCATTCCTGCTAAGCTCCTCCCTCACTATCGGCAGGTCCTCCCCAGCTATGGCCCTCATCTCCTCCTCTATCCTCTCCAGGTCCTCCTGCGAGAAGGCCCTACCACCCAGATCGAACTCGTAGTAGAAGCCCTCCTCTATCGCAGGCCCTATCCCCAGCTTCGCCTCCCTGAATAGCCTCTTCACCGCATGCGCAAGTATATGGGAGGTCGTGTGCCAGTAGGTCTCCCTGCCCTCCCTATCGCTGAAGTCGAGCACCTTTATCTCCCCAAGCTCCTCCCTTATCGTTGTCGAGAGGTCCAGCAGCCTCCCCGATGCCTTGGCAACGAGCCCCACTCCCTTGGGTATAACCTCCAATATCCTCCTACCCTCGCTCGCGTTCAGGACACTCCCGTCCGGCAAGATCACCCTGACCAAAAGGAGCACCTCCCTGAGGAAGCACTCAAAAGTCTCCTGATCGCTCGGCTGGGCTGATCCCTAAGTTTCTCGATCCCTCCTCAAGATCGGCACCGGATGGGGAGGGCCTGGGAATATAAAAGCATTGCCATGAGGTCCTCGGACTCACAGCATCGCGACCTCCCCGGATCATGTTTCATTTTCTAACTAAGGCGAGATGCTCGCCGGGGTTTCCCGAGGGGTTCCATCGCGTGAACAGAGGCCACGGATGTTAAGCTTAATAAGAGATGTTTCGCTACGGTCAGGGGGCATTATGACATCCGTTATACCGGAGGTAGTGAGGTTCGCCGCCGAGAACACGAAGGAGGCCGGAGACGTCCTCGGAGTGGGGACCGAGAGGAGGGTCAGATGGGCCCAGGGGATCATAGAGAGGGGACCCGTGGATGGCACCATCTTCTACGCGGGCGAGATGTACCCCGTCATGGGCTACTCGGAAGGAGCCTTCAGGATGCTCAGGAGGGTCGAGGGTCTCATGGGTATAAATGAACTGGCCAAGGTAGCGCCTATCATGAGGAAGCTCGGCATATACACTGTTAGCGTCAATGCCCTATGGGGAGGGATAAACAAGAAGTACGAGAGGGCCCTTCAGGATGCCGTTAAGGTGCTCAAGGGCCTGGGCGTGGGGATCGGGTACCTCTTCGAGGAGGAGCCACCCTCGGGAGTCGCCCTTCACACATATGGCCTCCTGAGGGAGTTCAGGGAGCATGCAAGCTGGGTCCACAGGAGGCTGAAGGATCTGGGGGTTAGGAGGATCATAACGCTCGATCCTATAGTGGCCACGGCCTTCAGGCTCTACTACCCCGAGTTCGTGAGGGATTGGAACATAGAGGCCTATCACTTCGTTGAGGTCGTGGCCGAGAGGATTGCTGAGCTGGGCCTTAGGTTCGATCTGGGGAGGAGGCTGAGGGTCACTTACCACGATCCCTGCTACCTCGCGAGGACGCTCGGCGTTGTTGATGAGGTCAGGTTCATCCTTTCCAGGATAGATGGGGTCGAGCTCGTGGAGCCGGCGAGGAGGGGCATCTTCACCGGGTGCAGCGGGGACGGTGGATTGGAGCTCACACAGCCTCAAGTAGCCAGGAGAGTCTCCCTGGACAGGGTGGAGGAGCTCAGGAGGACGGGTGCGGAGCTCGTCCTGACGTCATGCCCAGCTTGCATGCTCATGCTCAGGACGGGCTTCGAGACGATAGGGCATGAGGTCGATGTCTGGGACCTGGCATCGCTGCTCGCCGAGGCAATGGGAAACGCGAGGAAGGAGGATCCCGTCAGACCGGAGTTCAGGAGGTACAGGGTCTTCCCGAGGAGCCCTCGCTTCGAGAGCCTGAGCCTCGATGACCTGGCATATGTCCTGATGAGGGAGACCGATAGGTGCAAGAAGTGCGGCTTCTGCAACGTTGAGTGCCCCACATCGAAGGCCATGGGCAGGCTAGAGAGCAGGTCCTCGAGGGGCAGGATGACCCTCATAAACTCCCTGGTCAGAGGGGATCCCGTCAGACCCAGGGAGGTCTTGGACAGGCTCTACACATGCGTCCTCTGCGGGAGGTGCTCGCAGGAGTGCCCCGCGGGCCTTCATGCCCAGGAGCTGATAGTCTACGGGAGGGCCTACGCAATCTACTCGGGAGCCCTCCTGAGGGGCGGAGATCAGCTCGCCCTTGATGGGAGGTGATAAAATGTTGAGTGAGGAGAGCGTGAGGGAACTCCTCTCCGAGCTGATCAGGAGGATAGGTAGGGAGAAGGTGTTCACGGAGCCGGAGGAGCTTTACTCCTACAGCTTAGATGCAAGCACGGAGTTCAAGCAACCTCCGGCCGCCGTCATCAGGGCGCACAGCGAGGAGGATGTGAGGGCCGTCCTGGAGCTGGCGGACAGGAGGAGAGTCCCAGTCGTCCCCAGGGGGAGCGGCACCTCCCTGAGCGGAGGTCCCGTTCCGGCGGTGCCCAACGCGATCCTGCTGGATCTTACGCCGATGAACAGGATAGAGGTGAACATAGATGATGGTTACGTCATGGCCGAGGCCGGTGCCACGGTGCTTGAGGTAGATAAGGCCTGCAGGGAGCACGGCTTCTTCTTCCCACCGGATCCGGCGAGCTCCAGGATAGCAACTATAGGAGGGGCCATAGCCGAGAACGCCGGCGGCCTCAGAGGGGCCAAGTTCGGTGTCATGAAGAACTGGATCCTTGCCATGGAGGTGATCCTGCCCGGAGGGAGAAGGCTCAGGATAGGGGAGCCCGTTTACAAGTGGAGGTGGGGCCCCGATCTGATGTCCCTCTTCATCGGATCCGAGGGGACCCTGGGGGTCATAACTAGGGCCTGGCTCAAGATCTACCCCCTGCCGGAGAAGGTGGTCAGGGTACTCGGGGTCTTCGACAGGATAGAGGACGCCGGCAAGGCGATATCCCAGATAAGGAGGAGGGGCTACGTGCCCATGATACTGGAGCTCCTAGACAGGGAGACCATCGAGATAGTGAACGAGTCCCTGGGATACGGCATAGAGGTGGCTGAGGCGATGGTGATGGCGGATGTCGACGGTCCCAGGGAGAGCGTCTGGAGGATAGCCAGGGAGGTTGAGGGTGTCATGAGGGAGAGCGGAGGGAGGACCAGCACTAGCGATGATCCGGAGGAGATGGAGAGGCTCTACATGGCCAGGCAGGGCGCCTACGCAGCGGTGACCAGGGCGTATCCGGGAGTCCTTCTGGAGGACATAACTGTTCCCCTGTCGAAGCTCATGATAGCCCTCAGGGAGCTGGACAGGATGAGGAAGGAGTACGGGTTGAGGATGCCCGTGTTCGGGCACGCGGGCGATGGTAACCTGCACCCCAACATATGCTTCGACCCCAGGGACGAGGATCAGCTGAGGAGGGCGAAGGAGCTCTTCATCAAGACGGGAGAGCTGGCAATAAGGCTTGGGGGGGCGATAAGCGGCGAGCATGGGATAGGCCTGGCCAAGAAGGAGCTCTTCCTGGAGGAGATAAAGGCCGTCAGGGGAGAGGGCTACGTCGAGATGGTCAGGATGATAAAGCAGACGATAGATCCCAACGGCATAATGAACCCCGGCAAGATAGTCTTCTGATCATCCCTTCAATATTTTTTCCCTCAATGGGACTATCTCCTCCTTAGGGGCCTCCTCGAAGGGCTCCAGATACCTCCTCAGGGCCCTCGGTATGACCACGCTCCCGTCCTCCCTCTGGTGGTTCTCAACTATAGCGCTTATCGTTCTGGTGGTGGCGAGGGCTGTGCTGTTCAGCGTGTGTACGAACTCCCTCCTCCCCCTCCTGTCCAGCTTTATCCTCAGCCTGTAGCTCTGCCAGTCCACGCAGTTGCTGCAGCTGACCAGCTCCCTGTACCTCCCCTGGGATGGGAACCATCCCTCTAGATCGTACTTCTTGGCCGCGCTGGCCCCTAGATCCCCTGAGGCTATGTTGACCACCCTGTAAGGTATCTCGAGCTCCCTGTACAGTTCCTCAGCGTTCTCGATGAGCCTCTCATGCCAGTAACTGCTCTCCTCCGGTTTTGAGAAAACTATCTGCTCCACCTTAGTGAACTGGTGGACCCTGAAGATGCCCTTTGTGTCCTTCCCATGAGTGCCCGCTTCCTTCCTGAAGCAGGGGCTGAGCCCGACGTATAGCTTGGGAAGCTCCTCCTCCACGAAAGTGTCCCCGGCGTGCATAGCTACCAGGGGATGCTCCGAGGTGGCTATGAGGTAGAGATCCTCCCCCTCCACCTTGTATATGCTGTCCTCGAACGTGGGGAGATCGATCACCCCGAGGTAGTGGTCCCTCCTCATCATGTAAGGCGGTATCACGGGCAAGAAGCCCTTCCTGGTCAGCTTATCCAGGGCGAATAGTATCAGGGCCTGCTCAAGCCAGACTATGTCCTTGAAGAGATAGAAGAACCTGCTGCCGGCCACCTGCCCTGCCTTCAGCGTGTCCACCTGCTTGAGGACTAGCTCCAGCTCGTCAGCGTGGCCCGAGGGTTCCCAGTCTATCACCTCGTACTCGACATCGAAGCCCCTGGTCTCCTCCATGAAGGAATCCAGCCTGTTTCTCGGTACCTTCGGCCTTCCCCAGAACCTCACCGGCTTGTTATAGCTCTCATCAGGACCCA is drawn from Candidatus Korarchaeota archaeon NZ13-K and contains these coding sequences:
- a CDS encoding threonine--tRNA ligase translates to MVRVILPDGSVLNASEGRRILEVIPKGVGLVAKASGRLLDLSTTIREELGEIKVLDFSDREGRETYWHTTSHILAHAVKRLFREAKLGIGPAIEEGFYYEFDLGGRAFSQEDLERIEEEMRAIAGEDLPIVREELSRNDAIALFKEAGEPYKVELLEEMDDSVVSIYRQGEFFDLCRGPHLPSTGYVKYLKLLQVSSSYWKGEEGNPVMQRIYGISFPSKEMLDEFLIRREEIRKRDHRVIGPQLDLFSMPSEVIGPGLVIWHPRGARVRRIIEDFLVRVHLSRGYELVYSPHIAYSNLWRISGHLDYYREFMYVFEKEGIEHAVKPMNCPFHILVYKSRRRSYRELPLRLFELGTVYRFERSGVLHGLLRARGFTQDDAHVFTPPELLEDEVMSIIELDEYLMRAFGFEELKVEVSTWDPRRRSEYMGSDEEWMEAQSALERALIKRGYSYEVMEGEAAFYGPKIDMKLVDSIGREWQLSTIQLDFNLPKRFDLRYVRADGTEGHVVMIHRALLGSIERFMGILLEHYAGNLPLWVAPIQVRVLPVSQAHEGKAEELLNALRSRGVRADIRRADSTLSYRVRESELEKIPIIAIVGDEEVRRGTISVRVKGRGRVGSMSLDEFMSAFSGELLPPDMR
- a CDS encoding (Fe-S)-binding protein translates to MLAGVSRGVPSREQRPRMLSLIRDVSLRSGGIMTSVIPEVVRFAAENTKEAGDVLGVGTERRVRWAQGIIERGPVDGTIFYAGEMYPVMGYSEGAFRMLRRVEGLMGINELAKVAPIMRKLGIYTVSVNALWGGINKKYERALQDAVKVLKGLGVGIGYLFEEEPPSGVALHTYGLLREFREHASWVHRRLKDLGVRRIITLDPIVATAFRLYYPEFVRDWNIEAYHFVEVVAERIAELGLRFDLGRRLRVTYHDPCYLARTLGVVDEVRFILSRIDGVELVEPARRGIFTGCSGDGGLELTQPQVARRVSLDRVEELRRTGAELVLTSCPACMLMLRTGFETIGHEVDVWDLASLLAEAMGNARKEDPVRPEFRRYRVFPRSPRFESLSLDDLAYVLMRETDRCKKCGFCNVECPTSKAMGRLESRSSRGRMTLINSLVRGDPVRPREVLDRLYTCVLCGRCSQECPAGLHAQELIVYGRAYAIYSGALLRGGDQLALDGR
- a CDS encoding FAD-binding protein, with amino-acid sequence MGGDKMLSEESVRELLSELIRRIGREKVFTEPEELYSYSLDASTEFKQPPAAVIRAHSEEDVRAVLELADRRRVPVVPRGSGTSLSGGPVPAVPNAILLDLTPMNRIEVNIDDGYVMAEAGATVLEVDKACREHGFFFPPDPASSRIATIGGAIAENAGGLRGAKFGVMKNWILAMEVILPGGRRLRIGEPVYKWRWGPDLMSLFIGSEGTLGVITRAWLKIYPLPEKVVRVLGVFDRIEDAGKAISQIRRRGYVPMILELLDRETIEIVNESLGYGIEVAEAMVMADVDGPRESVWRIAREVEGVMRESGGRTSTSDDPEEMERLYMARQGAYAAVTRAYPGVLLEDITVPLSKLMIALRELDRMRKEYGLRMPVFGHAGDGNLHPNICFDPRDEDQLRRAKELFIKTGELAIRLGGAISGEHGIGLAKKELFLEEIKAVRGEGYVEMVRMIKQTIDPNGIMNPGKIVF
- a CDS encoding serine--tRNA ligase, which encodes MSWSILEALRRNPEILRENLRKRFLPLDTLERALELDRRWREAVTELNSLRERRNEVNRAIPRADPGEREELIRTAKELGERIELLEKVVEELSNERDQVLLSMPAIIDESVPVGPDESYNKPVRFWGRPKVPRNRLDSFMEETRGFDVEYEVIDWEPSGHADELELVLKQVDTLKAGQVAGSRFFYLFKDIVWLEQALILFALDKLTRKGFLPVIPPYMMRRDHYLGVIDLPTFEDSIYKVEGEDLYLIATSEHPLVAMHAGDTFVEEELPKLYVGLSPCFRKEAGTHGKDTKGIFRVHQFTKVEQIVFSKPEESSYWHERLIENAEELYRELEIPYRVVNIASGDLGASAAKKYDLEGWFPSQGRYRELVSCSNCVDWQSYRLRIKLDRRGRREFVHTLNSTALATTRTISAIVENHQREDGSVVIPRALRRYLEPFEEAPKEEIVPLREKILKG